The Acidobacteriota bacterium region TCTCGCATAAATTGAAGAATTTGAGCTTTTTCAACCTAAGATTTTTGGTCGCGGTTGAGGTGTTTTTCTAGAAGTGGAGATCACCTTTGTTAGGCAATGTTAGTAATGGATCCCCGTAAACATTCAAAGCTAAAGAGTGAAGCGGATTATGATTTAACTTTTGAGCTACAGCGGCATTCGCGAGGAAGTTGCTTTTAATTACTGTATTACCTTCATTAAAGAACTTTAAAAACTCTTCTAACCAGATGATTGGCACCCTGACATCAATCGGGTATGATGACGCAATAACTGTTCTGCAACCCTGATTTAGCAATTCGAAGGGCAATCCAATAGAAGATTGGGTAAAAGGGTCTCGATCTATTCGCCCACCGCTGCAGACAAACAGAATAACTATATTAGTTCCAACAAGCAGTTTTGAGAGACTTAAGCTGCTCAATCTAGTTGAATCCCCGTCAGACATGGACCTGAATAATTGGTCATACTCATGAATACTGCCATGTGCTCCAATAATTGTTATATCAGAATAAGCAAAATATTGAATATCCTCTTCCTTTCTATAAATATCAAAGTGATTTTCAACAAGAATAGAATTGGTTTCATCATATAAGCGGGAAAGCGGGTCTTCGGCTTTTTTAGGATCAGGAAACCAAACCTTATAATTATTTTCCCATTTTAAGGCTTCTGCTTTTGATTTTTGCAACCAATTTAGAGATGGGGTAATTGCCATAGGTCTTGAATTACCAACTGGATTATCTTCAGAAAATAATAGATTGGGGGGAATATTTTGTAATGTTGTACTGCTTATTAACAACAACGGAGAGCTTGAGGGAGGCAAGGATACCCCGATTCCATTCATCGTTTCGGTTAATTTATTAAAGGCGTTTGCATCATCTAATGCTACATTACTATAACCGTAGGGGAACATCTGTTTCCAAACAGCAAACAATTCTGAATCAAAAACCGCTCTCTCTTCTCTTCTAAGTATTATTCTTTCATTTTCGGAGTATAAAGAGATTAAATTACCTTTATCATCTAACCCTATCGATAAAACTGAAAGTTCATTTCGGTTTAAGGATTTCACGAATTCTAAAAGTTCCAGAGGGGAAAGCAGTCTAACCTTTTCAGGATGCATAAAACTCAAATCGGTAGTTTTATCAAATTCCGCGATTTTTGTAAGCTCCCCCAGTTCAATGTTAAAATTCTCATCGCCCATCACCGCTCCCATGTACTTTCTGACTGTTAAATCAAGAATCTCATTAGTATCATCGGAATTGAACAAACGCGTGAAATCAGTATTTATTGAAATTGAAGAACGTAGTTCAAGTAAATATAACCAGTTCTCCGGCGGATCCTCCGGTTTTGCATTTCCCAAAGCTATTTCAGACAACTGAATAATTGGTGTTAGGTCTGTTATCAGATCACTTATATACCTATTTTTTTCCAAATTTCTCACCATCATTTCAATGTCATTGACTGTGGGGTTTCCGCTCGCAATCGAAAATGCCAGGTTAGTAAAATTCGGAGTTGCTTCATTTAAGGCTGATAGGAATAAATCTGACAATTCGGTTACTTTAGGATTGTCGATTTTTTCTGAATTTAACAATCCATTTACCTGCGCCATCAACAATACGGTTGGAAAACGTTCGTCCGAAACCTCCATGGAATCTTTATGAAGTTCAAGTACTCTTTCTACAAAAGCCTTTAGTAATTCGGCTTTTTTTTCAGAGTCGAGATCATCTTCAAAGGCTGTAAACAAAATTAATTCAATCTGTAATTCAATAACATTTAAAATCTGGTTCGATCTTTTAGGACTAGAAGTTTGGTCTATATATTTACGGGTTTTTTGTATTTCGTTCAATGCCAATGGAAAAAAGTTAAAATCTCTTAACATTCTAATTAATAGGACTCTCTGAACAAAAATTTCGCTGCCTGAAAAGGCGACGTTCTTTAACTGCCGCGCGCAGGCTAAACCTATAAGAGATTCGATTTTATTATGAGAACGCTGGTAAATATCTGAATAAGCCAACCAAGCCGATGATAGAGACGTTTCCGTTTTACTTTTTAGTGCGATCACTAACGCTTGTTCAGCAAAATTTCGAGCTAGTTGATTATAGCCAGAAGTAGTTAAAGCCGCGGCAGTAGTACTGATTGCTTCAAACTCACCTCCAGTCATTAATTGTTGGTTTAATCTAATAACTATATGTAAGACTGCAATCAAAAAATTTAAGTCGCTTTCATCATTTAGTCCCTTAAAGGCGAGTTCCTGAAGAAACAAATTGAAAGTTTTCAAAATTTGATTTTTTGAGTGTTTTGTTTTGATATTGGATATTTCGCTGATCCCCAGCAAAATATGTGGCATTCCTTGTAAATATGAAGAGAGTGTCTTTCTGATGTCTTCAGGCTTCATTAAATCAACATTGTCTACTTCTTTTTCAACTGGCTTCAATGATTCCAAGTCTTGTTTTAAGACGACGCTAATTAAAGTCAAAACACCAAAAAGTCCGGTATTTTGTCGATCCATCATTCGAATAAATGCTGCCCTCATGCTTTGATCCAAGGGATGGTGAGAAATGTATTTAAGTATATTGGAAATCGCTAATTCTATTTTTTGTGCATAGGGAGATTCTATGAAGCTTTCGTCATCTATTTGTTGATCAATTGGGACGTTCTGTATAAATAAATTTTCAAGAACTTCGATTAACTTCGAAACAACGTGATCTTCCATGCTTGGCTGCACATTTTCAAAGGTTAGTAAATTTAGGGCTATTTCGAATTCTTTATGATTCAGTGCGTATGAGCCGCAGTAGTAAATTGTAGCGGATTCAAACTCGGGGTAATCGGTTTTAATTTCAGTTATAATATCACTAAAATTTTCGATCGGTGTGTCCAATAATTTATTTGTTAGAAGCACATAAAACTTGAAATACCTACTTTTCAAGTCAATATCAGGAACTTTATCTAATTTATTTCTCAGCTCATTTAAGTTGTTTTCGATTGCCGAATTAAAAAGTTGGTGAACAGTTGCATCTTCGAACGGGAAAACCTTTTCAAGCCGTTCTAAAATTTCAACGGTTACCTCATAGGCTTTAACTGATTTTGCAATTTGTAGAGCGATTTCCAAACTGAATAAATCACTTAGGTTTCTATTCAAAGCTTGGCGAAGAAACTTTTTTGTAGTTTCTCGTTGACCTGCGGCAGCAGTAATTCTCGCTACTGTTATCAACATTGTTGGGTATTTGCTTGACAACAGTTCTTCAATAAATGGCTCGATTATTTGCAGCGCTGGCAGCGAATGATTAGCAGATAAAAGACATTGTGCCTTAATTAAAGCATTATTTATTCTATTTACGACGACATTATCGATTTCTTGAAGAACAAAATCTATGTCGCCCGTTGAAGATGCTTCCAACCATTTAGAAATATTAGATTCGATGGTAATGCTTTCCTCATTTATTCCTGAATGTATATAAGCAAGATTTTCAATTGAATTTATCTTTTCTAAATTTTGTTTTGCTACAGGCGGATATTGATCAACCAGCAAATAGAAAAGCACCTGTTTATTGTTTGTAATTTTGTTAAGATTAGAAATTACAGTAAAAACGCTATTTACCCATATATCCTCATAAGACCATGAGCGAATAGCATCAATCAACGGAGTGGGCGGGGCTTCGAATGTAGGACTAATAGAAGCATTAGGAGAATAAACATCTACATCAACTAATATAAAAGCGGTTTTATCAAATCTTTCTACCAGTTTTAATAAATCTTCAGTTTGATTAGTCCGACAAACGATAATCTCGATCAAACCTTCAATCTCCTTTTCATACCTGTCTTTTATCCAATTGATGATTTTTGCGTCAAAATCTACAAATTCTATTTCTTTTTCGATTCGTTTCTTAACTACACAATCAAACAGTAGTTCTAGATCGATCTTTTCTTGTTTGCTTTCAAATGGGAAAACTATTACAACCTTTTCATATAATGGATTTTTTTCTGGCGTAACTAGTCCGATGACCGTCGCAATTAAACTGGAAACAAAATGGAAATTAAATGAGAAATCCAAAGTAAATAAATCAATCCCACCGTAAACAGGTCGTTGTACTGAAAAATAATCCAACCACCCATTTATCGTAAAAGGCATAGGATAGTTATTTTTTAATGTCTGCGAATGTGGTGAATTTAGGGGGTTATAATCCATTACAATATTAGTCCCTAAGTTTGTGAAATTACTTCTTCATGTGCAGTTTGTTTTCAAAAATGGATTTTTCTCCATTGATATAAGTTCACGCTCATATGAACCTTTATTATTAAATAATTCCACGAAAGGACATTTTCATTCTCAACCTTAAACGAATAAATCACCATAAGTGAGCTTGTTAAAAACATTTTTTCTCAATCTAACCAACGTTGACGTGCGGTTATGCCAAGGTTGGTTCAATGAAAAAGCCTGTTCCGATAGGTCGCGCCGTCTCGCCATCATCACCAATCACGACGAGCGAGTATTCAGAAGATTTCGTCTTAAACCCAATAGAATTTTAACTTGGCGTATTAGCCTTTCCATTCGTCATAACTAACTATAAAGCTATTCAACTCATCGCGAGAAGAACGCCAGCTCGGAATGTATTTATCCAATAAGGCAAGATACTTGTCGTTATGGTGCCGGACTTTGAAATGAAGCAATTCATGGACAATGATGTATTCCAAGCAGTTACTTGGCTTCTTCATCAATTCAAGGTTAAGCCAGATGCGTCCTGTTGAGACCTTGCAGCTTCCCCATTTGGTCTTCATTAACCTAATCTGCCAATCTGCAATCTCTACGCCGATTTTCTTTTGCCATTTTTCGATAAGCGGTTCGACGCGCCTCTTTAGGTTGTCCCGATACCAGCCTGTCATTACACGCTTTCGTTGCTCAAACGTGCTATCCGCTCGAACGGTCAAATCAATATGCGTCTTGTTTCTTATTTCGACGCTCGGAGTCCGGTCGGCATAGATTACGTTGAGCAAATAGCGGTTTCCTTCGAAGTAATGACTTTCGCCGGTAATGTATTCACGCGCGGATTGCCTTTCTTGTGATTCGAAACTCTTTTGGTGTTTCTTTATCCAGCGAAGCTTAGAGACCGCGAACAACCGGACGGCTTCATCATCGACAGTTAGAGGCGAGGCGATGCGAACACGTCCAGTCGGCGGATATACCGCTAGATGAAGATTCTTGATGTCCTTCCGAACAATATCAATCTGAATGTTGCCGACTGTTATTTGTTCCATCTCAATATTCTTCTTGCTCTGAGACAATTTTGAAAACCTTGTCGATTTCGTCCGAGTCAGAAATTCCAAACTCTCTAAGCGCCGATTTAATCGCGATTCTCAGCTTTCGCTCTTTTAGAACATCACCTCTAAAGCCGTCTTCAGCGTTTAGCTGAATCTGCTTGTGCAATCGCTCAACAAGCTCAACATCTTTATTGAGATTGTGAAAAAGTGAGACCATCGCGGCTGACTCTTTGACTGACGCTGGCAAGGCTTCGCTCTCTGGATTGCTGACTTTCTTTGTAAGTTCGACAAACCGTGTCAGATACGTCTCATATTCGGCAATGGCTTCCTTACGAAACTTGATTAGCTCGTCCAGAAGCTCGGACATGTCCTTGTAGTATTTCGGGTCGATGCCTTGTTTGCTAACAATCAACCGGCGCAAGTTGTTCTCGATGGTTTCGGCAACTGCTTCCTGATTCTTCCGTATGCCTTTCGGAAGCGATTCAATCGCGTCCCTACCACGTTCAACGATGAGCTCAACCAATGACATATCGTCGAAGGTCGAAATCTTCTCCGATTCGTCGGCGCTGATATAAGTATCTATCAATTGCCTCATCGCTGGTTCGTAGGCTTTTAGGTCGATGTAATCGCCGCTGGCAAGCTTTATCTCTTCTCGGACATTCTTAAAATGCTCAACGTCCTTCTTGATATGGGCAATCTCTTCATTGGTATAACCGGCTTCAGGCATTTCGCCAATTACGTTCGAATAGGCTCGAATCATCGAAGCCGTAATTTTGTATAACTCAGTCCGACGCGGTTCCGTTTGCTTCAGCTCGCCTTCAACGTCTGAGCTACCACAGAAGAATTTAACGTAAGCATC contains the following coding sequences:
- a CDS encoding M48 family metallopeptidase; this encodes MEQITVGNIQIDIVRKDIKNLHLAVYPPTGRVRIASPLTVDDEAVRLFAVSKLRWIKKHQKSFESQERQSAREYITGESHYFEGNRYLLNVIYADRTPSVEIRNKTHIDLTVRADSTFEQRKRVMTGWYRDNLKRRVEPLIEKWQKKIGVEIADWQIRLMKTKWGSCKVSTGRIWLNLELMKKPSNCLEYIIVHELLHFKVRHHNDKYLALLDKYIPSWRSSRDELNSFIVSYDEWKG